The Desulfococcus multivorans DNA window GGCGCCGCGGTCAGGCTCAAATAGCCCTCGCCGGCATCACGACGACCGGCCGGCAATCTGAAGCTCGCGAAGAGCCCAGGCCGTTTTCAACAGCGCCGTCACGGTATTTTCCCGCGGGCCGTCGGTGTCCACCGACACACGCATGGCCTGCGGGATATCCGTCAACGCCTCGAATTCGGCGGAAAGTCGGCTGAGGTGGCCGAGCCGGGCGTCCGACAGGCCGGGCGACCGATCCCGGCGGGCCAGGCGGCGCCGAAGGGTCTCCAGCGGAGAGACGCACTCGGCGAAGATCAGGCCGGCGTCCATGTCCGACGCCAGCTGCCGGACGCCGTCCCGCCAGTGCCTTCGGCCGTAGGTGGCATCCAGGATCACCGACCGGCCGGAGCGAAGTTCGTCCTGGGCCAGGGCCAGAAGCCGACCGTAAACCCGGTTCCGCCGCTGGTCGGAATAGGTCCCCTTGCCGTAGGGTGAAACCCCGGACCCGGGCGCCATCGTCTTTCGAACCCGATCGGAGCTGAAAACCCGAATCCCCATCGCCTCGCCCAGCCGGGCGGCCAGAGATGACTTGCCCGAGGCGGGAAGCCCGCAGCAAACCCAGAGGGTGGGACGTGCGAACATGAGGGTGTGCCGGTAGGCGAGGTCCATGTATCGCCCGATCTCCGTGAGGAGGACAGCCCGCTCGTCGGCGTCGGCCGCCGAAAGCCGCATGCAGGAAACCTTGACGCGGACCAGTGCCCTGTAGACCACATAGAAGTCGATAAGGGCGAAGACGCCGGGATCCGCCGCCGCCGCGGCATAGGCTGCCAGGAGCGTGTATCCCAGGGCCCCGTGCCCCAGTGCGGCCATGTCCATCACCAGAAAAGCGAGATCCACCGCCGCATCCCCGTACCGGAACCGATCGTTGAATTCGATGCAGTCGATGATCTGGAGACCGCCGTCGAAATAGACGTGATCGGCCCGAAGATCCCCGTGGCCGTCCCGTATCCGGCCGTTGGCGATCCGCCCCTGGAAAAGGGCCTTGTGATCGACGAGAAAGGCACGGTTCGCCTCGCACAGAAACGGCCACGGCCACCCCGCCAGAACGGTGTCCACCCACGGCCCCAGCTGCCGGAAGTTTTCCTCCATGTTGTAGGCGACGGCATCCGGCGACCCGTAGGCGTCCACCGCGGAACTCCGCTCGCTCTCGTCGTAAAAACGCGCCAGCCGAAGCCCGATTTCGACCATGCATTCATGCCCTGCCCGACCCGTTTCCAGGAGCGTTCTCAGATTGGACGCTTCAGGCAGCTGCCGCATGGTCACGGCATATTCCACCACCCGACCGCCGGGCGACAGGGAGATTTTCCCATCGGGGCCGCGATGAATCGGAACGACCTCGCGGTATACGTCATGACTCAATCGACGGTTCAGCTCGACCTCCCGAAGGCAGGCCGTCCGCCGATCTTCCAGGCGTCGAAAGTCCAGAAATCCGAGGGCCAGGGGCTTTTTCAGTTTGTAGACGATCGACCCCGTCAAAAAAACCGCGGAGATATGCGTATCCCGGCGCTCGACGCCGGTCACGGCATGAGGGTAGAAGGTCGGATCCGCCATGGCCGAACAAACGGCCTCGAATATCGTCCGCGGGTCATCCGCTTTTGTCGTTCGCGTCAACGGCCTCGCCTCCTTTCACGTATTCAAGGGCATCGGCCCGATGCCGATACATGTCTTTTCGGGTTCGGGATCGGCGCCGGACGGCCCGAACACACCGTTACCGTCAGGCCGCCGAGGAAATGCCGGCCATCAACATGCCGATTCGATCCACCTTATGAGTGTCGGACGCCTCAAAGACGTCCATGATCCGGCCGCCGAACATGACGGCAATGCGGTCTGACAGGGCCAAAGCCTCGTTCAGGTCGCCGGTGATCAGCAGGATGCCCGCCCGGGTCCGGGCCTCCAGCAGGTGCCGCCAGACCGCCTCGGTGGCGGCCACATCAAGCCCCTGGGTCGGCTGTTCGGCCACGATGAGGCGCGGCTGCCGGTAAAACTCGCGGCCCAGCACCATCTTCTGGAGGTTGCCCCCGGAGAGTTGCCGGGCCAACGCAAAGATATTCGCCGGTCGGACCTGAAAGATCTTCAAGGTCTCCCGAGCCTTCCCCTCGGCTGCCTTGCCCAGCAGCCACGGCCCCCGACAGAAGCCATACCGGGTGGTCAGCAGGAAATTATCCCGCAGGTCGAGATCGGGGCAGGTGGCGATCCCCAGCCGGTCCTCCGGAATGTAGCCGAGGGGCGTTTCCGTTCGGCATCGCGCGAAGAAGCATCCCCATTCCCGGCCCATGATCTCGACCTCTCCCGCCTCGGGCGCCAGAAGACCGCAGATAATCTCGGCGAGCGCTTTCTGCCCGTTCCCGGCAACCCCGACGATCCCCAGAATCTCCCCCTGGAAGAGTTCCAGGTCGATGGCTTTGAGGGCCTTTGAGCACAGGTCCCGAATCTTCAGGACCCTTTCGCCGCACGGCACCGGATTTTTTTCGATCTGCAGCAGCACCTCCCGACCGACCATACGCCGGGCCAGTTCCCCCACCGAGGCGACATCCGCGACCGGCATGGTGTCGACGATCTCACCCTTCCGCAGTATGGCGATGTCGTCCGCTACGGCCATGACTTCGCTCAATTTGTGGCTGATAAAGACGACGGCCTTGCCCTGCCCCGCCATCCGGCGCATCGCTTTGAAGAGCTGCTCGGTCTCGAGGGGCGTCAGCACCGCCGTCGGTTCGTCGAGAATCAGAACCCGGCTCTGGCGGAGAAGGAGCTTCAGGATCTCGACCCGCTGCCGCTCACCCATGGAAAGCGTCGATATCCGTCGGGACGGATCGACGGCGAGCTGGTAGATCTCGGCCAACGCCGCGACCTTGTCCCGCATCTGCCGGGGATGGAGCCAGAAGCCGCCCTCCTGGCCCAGAAAAACGTTTTCGGCGACGGTCATCGCCTCCACCAGCGTGAAGTGCTGGTAGACCATCCCGATCCCGGCATCGATGGCGGTCCTGGCCGTCGACAGAACGGTCCGCCGGCCGTCGATGACGATATGACCTGTGTCGGGCTGAAGCCGACCCGCCAGGATGCGCATGAGGGTGCTCTTCCCGGCGCCGTTTTCACCCAGAAGCGCCATGATCCGACCGGCATGAATGTCGAGACTGATATCGTGGTTGGCACGGACCCGTCCGAAGGATCTGCCGATCCCCGCCAGGCGTACCAGCGGCAAAGGCGCATTTTTTTCGCATTCGGTCATGACCGGTCCTGTTTCAGGCCTGCGATGGGGCGGATAAACTGAGATGACGCGTCCCACGGAAAGAGAATCCACGTCTCCTGGTCGACCTCGGTGATGAAGGAGTCCACCAGGGGCCGACCGGCGGGCTTGGCATAGACGGTGGCGAAATGGGCGCGGGGAATCATCTCCCGAACCACGGCGGCGGTTTTTCCGGTGTCCACCAGATCGTCGACGATGAGCCAGCCCTCGCCCTGATCGGCCACAGGCTTGATCACCTGGATCTTCCCCTGGTTCTGCCAGGTGTAGCTGGAAACGCATACCGTATCCACCCGATGGATATCCAACTCCCGCGCGATGATGGCCGCCGGCACGAGCCCGCCCCGGGTGACGGCGATAATGCCCCGCCATTCACCGATCTCGAGAAGACGCCGCGCGAGAGTCCGGGTATCCCGTTGCAGCTGCTCCCATGAAATGGGATATGTTTTTCGATAACGTCTATCCAAATCAGACATCCGGTCATTCTCCTTGAAAGGGTCTCGCTTTTACGTCACCCCGGATTTTACTCTGCCGGCTCGGTATTGACGCCCAGAAAGGCCGGCGCCCGATCGCCCCGCCCCCGCCAGGACGAAAAAACGAGAACCAGGACGGTAAGTGCATAAGGCAGCATGAGCAACAGGGAGGAGGGAATATGGGTTCCTGTCGCCTGAAGCCGGAACTGGAAAGCCATCACCCCCCCGAAGAAATAGGCACCCAGCACCGCCCGCCCGGGATGCCAGAAGGCGAAGATGACCAGGGCCACGGCGATCCAGCCCCTGCCGGCGGAAAGACCGCTGGTCCACAGATGGGTGTAGGCCAGGGAGAGATACGCGCCACCCAGACCGCACAAGAACCCTCCCACCAGCACGCCGGCCCAGCGGAAGGCGGACACGTTGAGTCCGGCGGCGGCGGCCGCGTGGGGATATTCTCCCACGGAACGCAGTCTGAGTCCCCACCGGGTGTTCCTGAAAAACAACCACATCAGCGGCGGGACGGCGTAGGAGACATAGACGAGAGGGTCCTGCCGGAACAGGATCGCCCCCACCGCAGGGATCTCGGACAGCCCGGGAATCGGAACCGGAACGAATCCCGGCGCGCTCTGGCCGATGAAGGGGGTTCCCAGATAGTCGGCGAGCCCGATGCCGAGGATGGTGAGGGCCAGTCCGGAGACCACCTGATTCCCGCTGAACGCGATGCAGACCAAGCCGTGAATGCCCGCCAGACCGGCGCCGAAAAAACCGCCGGCCGCAAACCCCAGTACGGGGCTCCCGCTCCACATCGACGTCAGAAATCCCGCCAGCGCGCCCGCGAGCATCACGCCTTCGACCCCTAAGTTAAGAACGCCGGCGCGCTCCGTAAAGATCTCTCCCAGGGTGGCGAACAGGATGGGCGTCCCCGACTGAACCGCAGCCGCCAGAAGCGGCACCAGCATGTCCCACCACGTCATGACGGCCGCCTTGGGGTAAAACGATAACGGATAAAAAACGACGACGCCAGAACCGACAGAAGGATCAGTCCCTCCAGGATCTCCCCGAAGGCGGCGGGAACCTGGATCTCCAGCTGGAGATTCTCGCCCCCCACGCGCAGCCCGGCCAGGAGGAATGCGGCGATGCCGATGTAGAGCGGGTTGAGCCGCGCCAGCCACGCCACCACGATGGCGGTGTAGCCGTATCCGACCATGATGCTGGGCTGAAGCCGGTTGAGGGTGACGGAAGCCTCGATGAATCCCGCCCAACCGGCCAGCCCGCCGCTCAGGACCATCACCAGAACCACCAGGTTTTCATAGGGTAGGCGGGCATACCGGGCCGCCTGAAGGCTCTCCCCGCCGGCCTTCAGTTCGAAGCCGAGCCGGGTGTGGCGGAAAAAGATCCAGATGATAAGACCCGAGACGACGCAGAGCAGAAGCCCCCAATTGAGGTTGGTTCCGCCGATCCTGCCCACGACGGCGCTCTCCGGAAACGTGGGGGTCATGGGGAAACCGAAGCTCGCCGGGTCTTTCCAGCGGCCGTAGACGAGGTAATCGAGGAAGAAGACGGCGATGTAATTCATCATGAGGGTGACGATGATTTCGTTGGCGCGCATGCGCAGCTTCAGGAAAGCGGGAATCAGCCCCCAGAAGGCCCCGGCGGCGAAAGAGACCAGCATCATCAGCGGAATCAGCGTCCAACCGGGCAGGGCGGAAAACCGGTAGACCGCCCATGCGGCGCCCACGGCTCCCAGGGCGAACTGCCCTTCGGCGCCGATGTTCCATATCTGGAGACGAAAGGCGACGGCGACCCCCAGGGAACAGAGGTAGATGGGAATCGCCTTTCCGACACAATCCTCCAGTGCCCAGCGGGAGCCGAAGGCCCCTTGAAGCAGCAGCCCCATACCCGAAAGCGGCGGTTTGCCCTGGATACTCAGCATGCCCATACCGATCCCCAGGGCAAAAAGCACCGCCCCCGATATGACGAGGCAGACGCCCCACCCCAAAGGCGCCTCCCTTTTAACGATCCGAAACGGACTGTTCATGCGGTATTATTGCGTCGAACCGACCACGCCCTCGACGAACCAGTCCATTCCCAGCAACTCGGCGTCCGTCATGGATTTCCCGGCGGGAATCCGAACGACGCCGCTCTGATCCCTCAGTTCGCCGGAGAAGGGTGCGAAGGTGCCGGCAATCAGCTCGGCCTTTACGGCCGCAACCCGTGCCCTGACCCTTTCCGGCACAACGTCGGCCATGGGACTGATATCGACGATGCCCTTGTCCATGCCGTACCAATAGGCACCGCTCTTCCAGGTTCCGTTTCTCACCGCGTCCGTCATCTCCTTGTAGAAAGGCCCCCAGTTCCAGACGGCGGCCGTCAGATGCGCCTTGGGGGCGAAGGCGCTCATGTCGGTGTTGTACCCGATGGCGTAAACGCCCCGCTCCTGGGCAGCCTCCTGGGGACCGGGAGAGTCCTGATGCTGGGCGATGACATCGGCCCCGGTGTCGAGGAGGCTCTTGGCCGCCTCCTTTTCGGTTGCCGGATCGTACCAGGTCTTGGTCCAGACCACGCGCACCACGGCATCGGGGTTGACGGCCCGGGCGCCAAGGGTAAAGGCGTTGATGCCGCGGATCACCTCGGGGATGGGAAAGGCGGCCACGTACCCCAGGGTATTGCTCCGGGTCATGCCGCCGGCCACCATGCCCGTCAGATACCGGGCCTGATACATCCGGCCGAAATAATTGCCCATGTTGGCGGCGGCCTTGAATCCGGAGCAGTGCATGAACACGATATCGGGGAATTTTTGGGCCACCTTGAGCATGGGATCCATATAACCGTAGCTGGTGGCGAAGATGAGATCGTAG harbors:
- a CDS encoding ABC transporter permease; translated protein: MTWWDMLVPLLAAAVQSGTPILFATLGEIFTERAGVLNLGVEGVMLAGALAGFLTSMWSGSPVLGFAAGGFFGAGLAGIHGLVCIAFSGNQVVSGLALTILGIGLADYLGTPFIGQSAPGFVPVPIPGLSEIPAVGAILFRQDPLVYVSYAVPPLMWLFFRNTRWGLRLRSVGEYPHAAAAAGLNVSAFRWAGVLVGGFLCGLGGAYLSLAYTHLWTSGLSAGRGWIAVALVIFAFWHPGRAVLGAYFFGGVMAFQFRLQATGTHIPSSLLLMLPYALTVLVLVFSSWRGRGDRAPAFLGVNTEPAE
- a CDS encoding ABC transporter ATP-binding protein translates to MTECEKNAPLPLVRLAGIGRSFGRVRANHDISLDIHAGRIMALLGENGAGKSTLMRILAGRLQPDTGHIVIDGRRTVLSTARTAIDAGIGMVYQHFTLVEAMTVAENVFLGQEGGFWLHPRQMRDKVAALAEIYQLAVDPSRRISTLSMGERQRVEILKLLLRQSRVLILDEPTAVLTPLETEQLFKAMRRMAGQGKAVVFISHKLSEVMAVADDIAILRKGEIVDTMPVADVASVGELARRMVGREVLLQIEKNPVPCGERVLKIRDLCSKALKAIDLELFQGEILGIVGVAGNGQKALAEIICGLLAPEAGEVEIMGREWGCFFARCRTETPLGYIPEDRLGIATCPDLDLRDNFLLTTRYGFCRGPWLLGKAAEGKARETLKIFQVRPANIFALARQLSGGNLQKMVLGREFYRQPRLIVAEQPTQGLDVAATEAVWRHLLEARTRAGILLITGDLNEALALSDRIAVMFGGRIMDVFEASDTHKVDRIGMLMAGISSAA
- a CDS encoding BMP family ABC transporter substrate-binding protein, translated to MVKRAIMVAAAVLLCCGAALSADKDDKEMKVGFVYVSPVGDAGYSYAHDMGRKFIDGKDGVTTAFVEAVAEGPDAERVILNMARKGYDLIFATSYGYMDPMLKVAQKFPDIVFMHCSGFKAAANMGNYFGRMYQARYLTGMVAGGMTRSNTLGYVAAFPIPEVIRGINAFTLGARAVNPDAVVRVVWTKTWYDPATEKEAAKSLLDTGADVIAQHQDSPGPQEAAQERGVYAIGYNTDMSAFAPKAHLTAAVWNWGPFYKEMTDAVRNGTWKSGAYWYGMDKGIVDISPMADVVPERVRARVAAVKAELIAGTFAPFSGELRDQSGVVRIPAGKSMTDAELLGMDWFVEGVVGSTQ
- a CDS encoding ABC transporter permease — encoded protein: MNSPFRIVKREAPLGWGVCLVISGAVLFALGIGMGMLSIQGKPPLSGMGLLLQGAFGSRWALEDCVGKAIPIYLCSLGVAVAFRLQIWNIGAEGQFALGAVGAAWAVYRFSALPGWTLIPLMMLVSFAAGAFWGLIPAFLKLRMRANEIIVTLMMNYIAVFFLDYLVYGRWKDPASFGFPMTPTFPESAVVGRIGGTNLNWGLLLCVVSGLIIWIFFRHTRLGFELKAGGESLQAARYARLPYENLVVLVMVLSGGLAGWAGFIEASVTLNRLQPSIMVGYGYTAIVVAWLARLNPLYIGIAAFLLAGLRVGGENLQLEIQVPAAFGEILEGLILLSVLASSFFIRYRFTPRRPS
- a CDS encoding AAA family ATPase, producing MTRTTKADDPRTIFEAVCSAMADPTFYPHAVTGVERRDTHISAVFLTGSIVYKLKKPLALGFLDFRRLEDRRTACLREVELNRRLSHDVYREVVPIHRGPDGKISLSPGGRVVEYAVTMRQLPEASNLRTLLETGRAGHECMVEIGLRLARFYDESERSSAVDAYGSPDAVAYNMEENFRQLGPWVDTVLAGWPWPFLCEANRAFLVDHKALFQGRIANGRIRDGHGDLRADHVYFDGGLQIIDCIEFNDRFRYGDAAVDLAFLVMDMAALGHGALGYTLLAAYAAAAADPGVFALIDFYVVYRALVRVKVSCMRLSAADADERAVLLTEIGRYMDLAYRHTLMFARPTLWVCCGLPASGKSSLAARLGEAMGIRVFSSDRVRKTMAPGSGVSPYGKGTYSDQRRNRVYGRLLALAQDELRSGRSVILDATYGRRHWRDGVRQLASDMDAGLIFAECVSPLETLRRRLARRDRSPGLSDARLGHLSRLSAEFEALTDIPQAMRVSVDTDGPRENTVTALLKTAWALRELQIAGRSS
- the gpt gene encoding xanthine phosphoribosyltransferase yields the protein MSDLDRRYRKTYPISWEQLQRDTRTLARRLLEIGEWRGIIAVTRGGLVPAAIIARELDIHRVDTVCVSSYTWQNQGKIQVIKPVADQGEGWLIVDDLVDTGKTAAVVREMIPRAHFATVYAKPAGRPLVDSFITEVDQETWILFPWDASSQFIRPIAGLKQDRS